From the Acidimicrobiales bacterium genome, the window ACCTGGGCGGCGCTCACCGACGTCGAACTGATCGCGCCCTGCCTGCCCGGCGCCCATCTGCACGAGGTGGAGAACGGCGAGTACCGCGGCGTGGTGAAGGTGCGCCTCGGCCGCATCGTCACCGAGTTCGCCGGTTCGGCGACCATCGTCGAGCAGAACGCGATCGACCACAAGATCGTGGTCAACGGACAGGGCCTCGATGCGCAGGGCGAGGGACGCGCCGAGGCATTGGTGACCGCCAAGCTCGAACCGATCAACGACACCACCACCCGTGTGCTGGTCGACACCGACCTCACCCTCACCGGCCGTGTCGCCCAACTCGGCAAGGGCGTGCTCCCCGAGGTCAGCGCCAACCTGATGACGCAGTTCGCCGACAACCTCGCCGCGGCGCTCGACGGCACCCGCACCGATCCCGCCCGGGCCGAGACCAATGGCGACGGGTCGGCTCGTCGCCGAATCGAGATGCCCGAACCCGAGGCGATCGACCTGTTGGACGCGGCCCGCACGCCCGTGTTGAAGCGCATCGCCGTCATCGTCGCGATCGTGTTGGTGGTGCGCTGGTGGTTGCGCCGATGAGCGTGTCGGCCGCCGACCGGGCCAGGGTCGAGGAGCTGCTCGGCCGACCGCCGGGCGGCGACTTCGAGATCGTGGTCCGTGACGAGTCCGGCGACCCCGTCGTCCTGCGCAATGCGCCCCTGCTGGTCGGCGGTCGCCCGATGCCGACGCTCTATTGGCTGTGCGGCGAGCGGGTGCGCAAGGAGATCGGTCGCCTGGAGGCCGACGGTGGTGTCCGTCGGGCCGAGGAGGCGGTCGACGCCGACGAGCTCGCGGCTGCCCACGCCCGCTACGCCGCCGAACGCGACGCCCTGCTCCCGGACGATCACCAGGGCCCGGCGCCGTCCGACGGCGTCGGCGGCACCCGCCGCGGGGTGAAGTGCCTGCATGCCCACTACGCCTGGTACCTCGCCGGCGGCGACGACCCCGTCGGCCGGTGGGTCGCCCGGCAACTCGCCGAATCGCGTGCCGATGCGCCTTCCGAACGGGGAACCGAGGACTCCGAATGACCGCTCCTGTCGCCGCGATCGATTGCGGTACCAACTCGACCCGGCTGCTCGTGCACGACGGGACCGCCACGATCGAACGGCTGATGACCATCACGAAGCTCGGCGAGGGGGTCGACGCCAACGGCCGCCTGAGCCCGGCCGCGATCGAGCGGACCCTCGCCGCCCTGCGCGAGTACCGCACCGTCATGGACCGACACGGCGTCGAGCGGGTGCGGATCACCGCGACGTCGGCGGCCCGCGACGCTGCGAATGCCGACGAGTTCTTCGACGCCGCCGAGGCCGTGGTGGGCACCCGCCCCGAGCTGCTCAGTGGTCTCGAGGAGGGCCGGCTCTCGTTCCGGGGAGCGACGGCCGATCTCGATCCGGCCGACGGCCCGTTCCTGGTCTTCGACATCGGTGGCGGTTCCACCGAGTTCGCCTTCGGATCGACCGAGGCGACATCGGCGATGTCGCTCGACATCGGCTGTGTGCGGCTCAGCGAGAAGTACATCGAGACCGATCCGCCGCTGCCCGAGGAGCTGCTCGCCTGTCTCTCGATCACCGAAGCCCATCTCGACGACGTCGCTCGGGAGATGCCGGAGTCGTTCGGGGCGGCGACGTTCGTCGGCCTGGCCGGCACGGTGTCGGCGGCGGCGATGGTCGAGATCGGTCTGCCCGAGTACGACCGCGACCGGGTCCACCACTTCCGCCTGACCAAGGAGGCGGCCGAAGACGTGTATCGCACCGTGGCGATGGAGAACCGTGCCGACCGGGCCCACAACCCCGGCCTCGAGCCGGGGCGGGTCGACACGATCGTCGCCGGCATGAGCATCCTGGTGCGGATCATGCGCTATTTCGGGATCGAGGAGGTGCTCGTGAGCGAGGCCGACATCCTCGACGGCCTGGCATTCTCGCTGTTCGACGCCTGACTGCCCTACGATCACCGGCCGTGACCACGCTGTTTGGACGCCGAGTCCTTCTTCGCCCGCTCGAGGCCGGCGACTTCGCGAAGTGGCAGGAAGTGCGGCGTCGCAACACCGACTGGCTCACCAAGTGGGAGCCGGCACGGCTACCGGGTTCGCCCGACGTGGTGGAGGACGCCCACGCCTTCGGTGTGCGCTGCTCGGCCCGCCAGCGTGAGCGCCAACTCGGCAGCGGCTACGGCTTCGGGATCTTCGTCGACGGTGTGTTCGGCGGTGAGATCAACCTCAACTCGATCCAGCGGGGTCCGTTCCAGTCGGCCTATGTCGGCTACTGGATCGACGAGGCGATGGCCGGCAACGGCTACACGCCCGAGGCGTTCGTCGTCGCCGCCCGTTTCGCGTTCGAGGACCTCAACCTGCATCGCATCCAGGCGGCGATCGTGCCTCGGAACTCGGCCAGTCGGCGGGTGGCCGAGAAGCTCCGCCTTCGCAACGAGGGTACGGCCGAGCGCTACCTCGAGATCAACGGCGTGTGGGAGGACCACGTCCGCTACGCCATGACCTCCGAGGAATGGGAGACCCGCAAGGACGAACTCATCCGCGAGTGGATCGACTACTGACCAGTCTCTTCGTTCTGTGAGCTTGAACGCCGCTGACAGCGGCGTTCAAGCTCACAGAAGGGCCTGTTTGTGGACCTTGCCCATGGCGTTGCGGGGGAGTGAGGGGCGGACGTCGATGACGGCGGGGATCTTGTAGGCGGCGAGGTGTTCGGCGCAGTGGGTGCGGATGTCGTCGAGATCGGGGTCGTCGACGGCGGCGACGATCGAGGCGGCGACCCGTTGGCCGAGCCGCTCGTCGGGCACCCCGTAGACGGCCACCTCGGCGACGTGGGGGTGGTTGGCCATCACCGTCTCGACCTCGACGGGGTAGACGTTGGCGCCACCGCGCAGGATCAGCTCAGACCGGCGGCCGCTGATGGTCAAGCGGCCATTGGTGTCGAGCATGCCGATGTCGCCGGTGTGGAGTGCCCCGCCGCGCAGGAGCTCGCGGGTCGACTCGGGACGACGCCAGTAGCCGAGCGTGGGAGTCCAGCTGCCCGCCCACGCGCCGGTCGTCGCAGGAAGGACGCAGATCTCGCCTTCGGTCCCGGGAGCCACCGGTCGATCGTCGTCGTCAACGATACGCAGGCCGAGGAGGGGCAGCGGATAGCCGGCGGCGACCTCGTCGATGTCCTCCTCGGCCGATTCGCGCACGATCCCGCTCGGCGCCTCGGACAGGCCATAGCCGCTGATGGCCCGGATGCCGAACTTCTCGCGGAAGGCCCGTCGCAGGGGCGCCGGGGTCCCGGCCCCGCCGACGATGATGCTCTCGAGCGAGCGGAGGGACGCGGGATCGATCTCGGGGCGGTGGACCAGGTCGTGCAGGATCGTGGGGACCAGCGTCGTGCGGGTGACCTGGTGACGCTCGACCTCCGCGGCGAACTCGGCGGCATGGGTGCTGTGGAGGACGACTCCGGTCGTGCCGCGGACCCACGCCGACACCACGCCGAGCACCAGCATGTTGAGGATGGTGTGGGCGAGCGGTGTGCCCTGACGGTCGTGGGCGACGGGTGGGTGGAGCTCCACGGTGACGAGCCCCGGCCACATGAGGTTGTGCTGGCTGTGCACCGCGCCCTTGGGACGCCCGGTGGTACCCGAGGTGTAGGCGATCGCCGCCGGCGCATGGGGGTCGTGGTCGATCGCCGGCGCGGCATGGGGATCGGCCCGACCGACCAGCGCGCCCCATTCGTCGAACGAGACGTCTCGTCGCCCGGGGGTGTGTCCGACCTCGTCGAGCACCTCGCGGGTCGCGACGAAGACGCTCGCGCCCGAATCGTCGAGGAGGAAGCGCTTCTCGGGCGCGGCGAGGGGCAGGTTGATGCCGAGCCAGACGCCACCGGTGAGCTGGGTGCCGAGGAATCCGATGGGGAGCTCGGCGCAGTTGGGGAGCGACCATGCGACCCGGTCGCCGGGCCGCACGCCGAGGTCGTGCAGCACCGCCGCGGCCCGTCGGGCGTCGTCGCTCAGCGCGAGCCGGTTCCAGGTCCGGTCGCCGTCGATCAGGGCGAGGCGGTCGGGGTCGTCGGGGCGCTCGGGAACGAGGTCGGTGAGGAGGCTCGACCCGAACGGGTACGGGTTCGGTGCGGGCCGGCGAACCAGGCCGGTCTCCTCGTCGATGTCGAGCGCCACGCTGCCGGTCAGCTCTTGGAGCTGATGTTCGCCTGGAGGCGGGCGACGAGCTCGCGGAAGTCGCCCTGCTCCATCGACCACAGCTGGGGCCAGAGCTCGTGGTCGACCGCGGCGTCGGACTCCGACACCGTGTCGAGGGTGAGGATCGATGCCTTGGTGCGGGCATTGAGTTCCTTGCCCTGCCCGGCGGCGACGGCGGCGAGGGCGACGGCGTCGTCGATCAGGGTCTCGTCGTCGACGACCTTCCACACGATCCCGAGTTCTTTGGCCTCTTCGGCCTGCACGACCTCGCCGAAGAGCACCATGGCCATGGTGGTCTGGCGCCCCACGATCGAGCGCAGGCGCCAGGTGTGGCCGCCGCCCGGATGCAGGGCGATCTGGAGGAAGCGGGAGTCGAACCGGGCCCGTTCGCGGGCGGCGAGGACGATGTCGCAGGCCAGGACCATGTTGAAGCCGGCGCCGACCGCGGCACCGTTGACCGCGGCGATGGTGGGCAGCGAGGTGTGGGCGATGCGCAGGAAGCCCTCGTAGATCTTCTTCATCCCCGCTTCGCCCTGCTCGGCGAGGAGGTCGTCGAGGTCGGCGCCGGCGCAGAAGCCCTTGCCCGCGCCGGTGACGACCATCGCGCCGATGCCGTCGTCGGCCTCCCATGCGTCGAGCACGTCGGCGATCTCGTCGTTCATCGCCAGGGTGATGGCGTTGCGCTTGTCGGGATCGTTGAGGGTGAGGATGCCGACGCGGTCTCGGACTTCGGTCTCGATGAGGGACATGGCTGGCATTCTGGCAGCTCGGCCGTACGGTGAGGCGGTGTCGGAAGAGGTCGTGACGAGAGCCGAGGGCGGGCCCGAGGAAAGCGCAGCGGTGCCCGGCATCTTCGCGGCGCTGCGGCACCGCAACTTCCTGATCGTCTGGCTCGCTGCGATCGTCTCCAACGCCGGCCGGTTCTTCCAGGCGGTCGCCGTGCCCCTGGTCATCTACGAGCTGACCGACAGCGCCGCGTGGGTCGGTCTCGCCGGCTTCGCACAGCTCTTGCCGACTGCGCTTCTCGGCCCGCTCGCCGGGGCCATCGCCGACCGCTACCAGCGGCGCAACATCCTGATCGTCACGCAGACGCTGCAGGCCGTGGCGAGCCTGATGTTCGTCGCTATGTGGTTCGGAGGGGTCCGTTCGCCGACCGCGTATGTCGCTGCCTCGGTGTTGGCCGGCGCCGCCGCGGGGCTGAACCTGCCGGCCTGGCAGGCCTTCGTCGCCGATCTCGTCCCGCGCGACACGATGATGAGCGCCATCACGTTGAACAGCGCCCAGTTCAACCTGGCCCGCCTTCTGGGCCCACTCGGTGCGGGCGTCGTGATCAAGGTGTGGGGTCCCGGGTGGGCGTTCCTGGTCAACGCCGTGAGTTTCGCGACGATCATCGTGGCGTTGCTGGCGGTTTCGGTTCCCTACGTCGATCGTGATCGGTCGCAGCGGATGCGTCCGCTGCGCGAGTTCATCGCTGCGTTCCGGTTCGCCCGGACCCGCCCCGGCATCATCACGGCGATCGGCACCGTCACCTTGATCGGCTTCTTCGGTCTCGCCAGCCAGACCATGTCCGTCGCGCTCGCCGAAGAGGTCTTCGAGGTCGAGGCCGGCTTCGCCCAGATGCTGTTCGCGGCGGGGCTCGGCGCCGTCATCGCGTCGCCGGGCGTGGCCTGGGTGGCGAAGTTCACGAAGCGATCGGTGATCCAGCAGTACGCGCTCGTGCTCTACGGCATCGGCATCGTGGTCGCGGGTGTCGCCCCGACATTCCTGCTCGCCCAGGGCGGCCTGTTCCTGATGGGCATGGCCCACATCGCGTCGGCGTCCACGCTCAACACGTCGATCCAGTTGCAAGTCGACGAGTCGGTGCGGGCGAAGGTGCTGTCGGTCTATCTGACCACGCTGCTCATCGCGAACCCGCTCGGTCAGCTCGCGCTCGGTCAGGCGATCGAACGGGTCGGGGCCCGTGAGACCTTCGTGGTGGCCGGTGCCGTGCTCATCGTCGTCGCGGTGGTCCTCACCGTCACCGGTCGACTCGAGGGTCTCGACGACGAGGTCCACACCACGTAGGCAGCGCCACCTCAGCGACGAGGACGGCTACCAGCCCGGGTCGTCGTCCTCGTCGCTGAGGTAGCGCTGACCGTCGTCGCAGTCGGCCTTGGCCGGGCACCAGCGGCAGGCCGGGCCGGGCGCGGTCGTGGCCGGTCGGCCGCCCGAGGTCAGGTCGAGGACCCGGGCGATGCCGTCGGTGATGCGGGCGACGGTGGAGAACAGGAGATTCTCGGTCACGTCCTCGGGGAGGAAGCGGCCCTGGTCGAGGTAGTAGGTGGCCAGGCGACGGGGTGGCGTGCCGAGGCGGATCGCCTCGAGCAGGGCATAGAACCGGAGGTCGTCGAGGTGCTGGGGGGCGAACCCGCCGGTCTTCAGGTCGATCAGCACCTTGCCGGCGACGTCGCCTTCGGCCTGGCCGAGCGCCAGGTCGACCTTGCCGCTGAGCACGAAGCGGTCGTGGATCTCGAGCCGGAGGCGGCTCTCGGTGGCCGGCCGCCAGCCGGGCTTGAGCGGTGGGAAGCACTCGAGGAACTTGACGACGCGATCGTTGGCTTCTGCTCGGAGTTCGGCCCGCTCGACCTCGGTCGCCTGCTGGAGCCAGTCGGCGAGCCCGTCGATGCCTTCGGAGAGGCGGCTGATCGATTCGTCGACGAGCACGAGCGGCTCGGGTTCACGGCGCCAGTGGATGCTGAGCTCGATCGCCTTGTGGGCGATGGTCCCGCGCGCGATCGGGACCGACCACGCGAACTCTTCGGCTTCCTCGGCGAGGAAGCGGCGTTCGCAGCCCATGATGCGGCCGAGCATGTGTTTGGAGACGAACATGTTGTCGCCGGGTTTCGCGTCCTTGCGTTGGTCGACGAGCTCGACGAGCGGCGCGAGCCCGTCTTCGAGTTCGCGGCGGAGCTGATGCCGCAGAACGGCGTCGAAGCGGGGACGTTCGTCGCGGTTGGCGCCGAGCTGGGCGAGGACGTCTTGTTGCGCGGGGTTCAGCTCGACCGGTGTCTCCACCCGGGCACTGTTGCACACGCGGCGACGTCTCCGCGGGGACGTCCCCGCGGGGACGTTTCGGGCCGGTCCGCGCGATCGTCGCCACTGCCCGTGACTGTCACACGGCCTCGGCAGTATGACCGCCATGGAGGCCACGTCTTTGAAGTTCGCCAACGCCGCCCGGAGCCTCGGGCAGGCCGCGCGTCTTCGTGATCTGGTCGTGCCCGGGTTCCGCTCGCCGCCCGGCATCGAGGGGGTGTCGCGCACCTTGCGACGGCGGCGAGGCGTCCCGTCGGTCGCGGTGCGGCTCAAGGGGCGACCGTGGTCGGCGGTGCTGGCCGACATGATCGAGGGCGTCGTCGCCGCCAACGACCTGTCGGGAACGAAGGCCGACCGGGCCCGCGCCGCACTCTGGCTGGCGGTGGAGGATCCGGCCGCTCAGGCGAGCGCGTCGGAGGAGTCCGGGCCCGAACCGTGTGTCTCGAAGCGTCCGCGGCCGGCCCGTTTCGCGTCGTAGAGGGCGGCATCGGCCATCTGGAGCAGTGCTTCCGCCGACGTCGGCTCGTCGGGCAACGCGATCCCGATGCTGATGCCCAGGCGGTGTTCCCGTCCGCCCGACTCGAACGGCTCCTCGAAGCCCTCGAGGATGCGCTCGGCGATGCGCTCCACATCGGCGGGGGATTCCGCGCCGGGAATGACGGCGGTGAACTCGTCGCCGCCCAACCGGGCCAGGATGTCGTGCGGGCGAAGCCGGCCGAGAATGCGTCGGGCCGCCAGCTGGATGACGGCGTCGCCGGTCGCGTGCCCGAACTCGTCGTTGATCTCCTTGAAGCGGTCGAGATCCATGAACAACACCGCGACCTCACGCGGGTGTTCGTCCACCGCCTCCGCGAGTCGCCGACCGAACTCCTGCCGGTTGGCCATGCCCGTCAGCGGGTCGTGTGCGGCCTCGTGCGCCAGGCGGGCGTTGAGCTCCCGCAGCTGGGCGGTGGTCTCGAGGTTGACCGCGGCGTAGTACGCCGCGCGCTCGTCAGCTCCTCGGTTGATGAATGCCAGCACAGCGCTGAACGGAAGGGCGTAGAGCACGATGAAGCCCACGGTCCGGCTCACGCCGCCGCCCTGTTGGATCAACGCGACGGCACCGATGCCGGCGACCGGCAGTTGGAACGCCCAGAACATGCGTGGCACCGATGCCGTGAAGATGGCGTTGACGGCCAGGGTCGAGAGCAGCATCATCCC encodes:
- a CDS encoding SRPBCC family protein, which codes for MELTNSFDVARPVEETWAALTDVELIAPCLPGAHLHEVENGEYRGVVKVRLGRIVTEFAGSATIVEQNAIDHKIVVNGQGLDAQGEGRAEALVTAKLEPINDTTTRVLVDTDLTLTGRVAQLGKGVLPEVSANLMTQFADNLAAALDGTRTDPARAETNGDGSARRRIEMPEPEAIDLLDAARTPVLKRIAVIVAIVLVVRWWLRR
- a CDS encoding DUF501 domain-containing protein, encoding MSVSAADRARVEELLGRPPGGDFEIVVRDESGDPVVLRNAPLLVGGRPMPTLYWLCGERVRKEIGRLEADGGVRRAEEAVDADELAAAHARYAAERDALLPDDHQGPAPSDGVGGTRRGVKCLHAHYAWYLAGGDDPVGRWVARQLAESRADAPSERGTEDSE
- a CDS encoding Ppx/GppA phosphatase family protein, producing the protein MTAPVAAIDCGTNSTRLLVHDGTATIERLMTITKLGEGVDANGRLSPAAIERTLAALREYRTVMDRHGVERVRITATSAARDAANADEFFDAAEAVVGTRPELLSGLEEGRLSFRGATADLDPADGPFLVFDIGGGSTEFAFGSTEATSAMSLDIGCVRLSEKYIETDPPLPEELLACLSITEAHLDDVAREMPESFGAATFVGLAGTVSAAAMVEIGLPEYDRDRVHHFRLTKEAAEDVYRTVAMENRADRAHNPGLEPGRVDTIVAGMSILVRIMRYFGIEEVLVSEADILDGLAFSLFDA
- a CDS encoding GNAT family protein, coding for MTTLFGRRVLLRPLEAGDFAKWQEVRRRNTDWLTKWEPARLPGSPDVVEDAHAFGVRCSARQRERQLGSGYGFGIFVDGVFGGEINLNSIQRGPFQSAYVGYWIDEAMAGNGYTPEAFVVAARFAFEDLNLHRIQAAIVPRNSASRRVAEKLRLRNEGTAERYLEINGVWEDHVRYAMTSEEWETRKDELIREWIDY
- a CDS encoding AMP-binding protein — encoded protein: MALDIDEETGLVRRPAPNPYPFGSSLLTDLVPERPDDPDRLALIDGDRTWNRLALSDDARRAAAVLHDLGVRPGDRVAWSLPNCAELPIGFLGTQLTGGVWLGINLPLAAPEKRFLLDDSGASVFVATREVLDEVGHTPGRRDVSFDEWGALVGRADPHAAPAIDHDPHAPAAIAYTSGTTGRPKGAVHSQHNLMWPGLVTVELHPPVAHDRQGTPLAHTILNMLVLGVVSAWVRGTTGVVLHSTHAAEFAAEVERHQVTRTTLVPTILHDLVHRPEIDPASLRSLESIIVGGAGTPAPLRRAFREKFGIRAISGYGLSEAPSGIVRESAEEDIDEVAAGYPLPLLGLRIVDDDDRPVAPGTEGEICVLPATTGAWAGSWTPTLGYWRRPESTRELLRGGALHTGDIGMLDTNGRLTISGRRSELILRGGANVYPVEVETVMANHPHVAEVAVYGVPDERLGQRVAASIVAAVDDPDLDDIRTHCAEHLAAYKIPAVIDVRPSLPRNAMGKVHKQALL
- a CDS encoding enoyl-CoA hydratase-related protein, with the translated sequence MSLIETEVRDRVGILTLNDPDKRNAITLAMNDEIADVLDAWEADDGIGAMVVTGAGKGFCAGADLDDLLAEQGEAGMKKIYEGFLRIAHTSLPTIAAVNGAAVGAGFNMVLACDIVLAARERARFDSRFLQIALHPGGGHTWRLRSIVGRQTTMAMVLFGEVVQAEEAKELGIVWKVVDDETLIDDAVALAAVAAGQGKELNARTKASILTLDTVSESDAAVDHELWPQLWSMEQGDFRELVARLQANISSKS
- a CDS encoding MFS transporter, translated to MSEEVVTRAEGGPEESAAVPGIFAALRHRNFLIVWLAAIVSNAGRFFQAVAVPLVIYELTDSAAWVGLAGFAQLLPTALLGPLAGAIADRYQRRNILIVTQTLQAVASLMFVAMWFGGVRSPTAYVAASVLAGAAAGLNLPAWQAFVADLVPRDTMMSAITLNSAQFNLARLLGPLGAGVVIKVWGPGWAFLVNAVSFATIIVALLAVSVPYVDRDRSQRMRPLREFIAAFRFARTRPGIITAIGTVTLIGFFGLASQTMSVALAEEVFEVEAGFAQMLFAAGLGAVIASPGVAWVAKFTKRSVIQQYALVLYGIGIVVAGVAPTFLLAQGGLFLMGMAHIASASTLNTSIQLQVDESVRAKVLSVYLTTLLIANPLGQLALGQAIERVGARETFVVAGAVLIVVAVVLTVTGRLEGLDDEVHTT
- a CDS encoding PD-(D/E)XK nuclease family protein translates to METPVELNPAQQDVLAQLGANRDERPRFDAVLRHQLRRELEDGLAPLVELVDQRKDAKPGDNMFVSKHMLGRIMGCERRFLAEEAEEFAWSVPIARGTIAHKAIELSIHWRREPEPLVLVDESISRLSEGIDGLADWLQQATEVERAELRAEANDRVVKFLECFPPLKPGWRPATESRLRLEIHDRFVLSGKVDLALGQAEGDVAGKVLIDLKTGGFAPQHLDDLRFYALLEAIRLGTPPRRLATYYLDQGRFLPEDVTENLLFSTVARITDGIARVLDLTSGGRPATTAPGPACRWCPAKADCDDGQRYLSDEDDDPGW
- a CDS encoding GGDEF domain-containing protein, with the protein product MSRIRLIVGWLRPSLPETTAEVRASVDRTLADTALRLNVVVATLAPLTALSWVVLLWGHADHARLLGWLGMVTATSVMMLLVVVRYRGNRSRAEAAATELAAVLFVAGCAWGSLGALVVPDTDAWRSVIGMMLLSTLAVNAIFTASVPRMFWAFQLPVAGIGAVALIQQGGGVSRTVGFIVLYALPFSAVLAFINRGADERAAYYAAVNLETTAQLRELNARLAHEAAHDPLTGMANRQEFGRRLAEAVDEHPREVAVLFMDLDRFKEINDEFGHATGDAVIQLAARRILGRLRPHDILARLGGDEFTAVIPGAESPADVERIAERILEGFEEPFESGGREHRLGISIGIALPDEPTSAEALLQMADAALYDAKRAGRGRFETHGSGPDSSDALA